A stretch of the Paucidesulfovibrio longus DSM 6739 genome encodes the following:
- the iorA gene encoding indolepyruvate ferredoxin oxidoreductase subunit alpha, whose protein sequence is MPHPLLAAGPGETLLLLGNEAIVRGAVEAGVNFVSCYPGTPSSEVPDTFFRLSPDGAYTFEYSVNEKVALEVAGGATLGGAMTLCTMKHVGVNVAADPLMTLAYTGTPGGLVLLSADDPGCHSSQNEQDNRYYARLAGMPVFEPSTAQECKDMTRDALLLSRKTGSPVLLRTTTRVNHLRGPVVCGPVSAPAKPAGFAKNPSLFVPIPAFARPMHTRLLERIETLRAEAETSAYNMVSGQGSLGVIATGISRAYLHDALLDSGLTGKVKVLELGQSAPLPEKLVLDFLSGLDAVLVAEELEPILENEVRVLAQKNKLSLAVHGKEMLPRFGEFNTGVLAEAVKSLAGEGEFVCASCEPAEGLPMRPPNLCAGCPHRAAYYAVRQVFGNDAVYSSDIGCYTLGILPPLSCADFLLCMGSSVSAGSGLSKATGQTVVAFIGDSTFFHSGVTGLINAVYNEHDLLLVILDNRTTAMTGHQPNPGVDATNLGENPSKVDIEAVCRGCGVTNLLKVNPLNVEKTKAALEELRRAKGVRVLLTEEPCPLFARRVYRKKPKMAAYVDAGYDASEGVLEKLACPAFRLCDGKMSIDELMCNGCMVCVQLSENIKARKRGA, encoded by the coding sequence GTCAGTTGCTATCCCGGCACTCCGTCCTCGGAAGTGCCGGACACCTTTTTCCGCCTTTCCCCGGACGGCGCCTATACCTTCGAATATTCCGTCAACGAGAAGGTCGCCCTGGAAGTTGCGGGCGGCGCCACCCTCGGCGGGGCCATGACCCTGTGCACCATGAAGCACGTGGGCGTGAACGTCGCCGCCGACCCCCTGATGACCCTTGCCTACACGGGCACGCCCGGCGGGCTCGTGCTCCTTTCCGCGGATGATCCCGGCTGCCATTCCAGCCAGAACGAGCAGGACAACCGCTACTACGCCCGCCTCGCGGGCATGCCGGTTTTCGAGCCGTCCACGGCCCAGGAATGCAAGGACATGACCCGCGACGCGCTGCTGCTCTCCCGCAAGACCGGCTCGCCCGTGCTCCTGCGCACCACCACCCGCGTGAACCACCTGCGCGGCCCCGTGGTCTGCGGCCCTGTGAGCGCTCCGGCCAAGCCCGCAGGCTTCGCCAAGAACCCGTCGCTCTTCGTGCCCATTCCGGCCTTTGCCCGGCCCATGCACACCCGCCTCCTGGAGCGCATCGAAACCCTGCGGGCCGAGGCGGAAACCTCCGCCTACAATATGGTTTCCGGCCAGGGCAGCCTGGGCGTCATCGCCACGGGCATCAGCCGGGCCTACCTCCACGACGCCCTGCTGGACAGCGGTCTCACGGGCAAGGTCAAGGTGCTGGAGCTGGGCCAGAGCGCGCCCCTGCCGGAAAAGCTGGTGCTCGATTTCCTCTCCGGCCTGGACGCGGTCCTGGTGGCCGAGGAGCTGGAGCCCATCCTTGAAAACGAAGTGCGCGTCCTGGCGCAGAAGAACAAGCTCTCCCTGGCCGTCCACGGCAAGGAGATGCTGCCCCGCTTCGGCGAATTCAACACCGGGGTGCTGGCCGAGGCCGTCAAATCCCTCGCGGGCGAGGGCGAATTCGTCTGCGCCTCCTGCGAGCCCGCCGAGGGCCTGCCCATGCGCCCGCCGAACCTCTGCGCGGGCTGCCCGCACCGCGCCGCGTACTACGCGGTGCGCCAGGTCTTCGGCAACGACGCGGTCTATTCCTCGGACATCGGCTGCTACACCCTGGGAATCCTGCCGCCCCTGTCCTGCGCGGACTTCCTGCTCTGCATGGGCTCCAGCGTCAGCGCGGGTTCGGGCCTGTCCAAGGCCACGGGCCAGACCGTGGTGGCCTTCATCGGCGACTCCACCTTCTTCCATTCCGGCGTCACCGGCCTGATCAACGCCGTCTACAACGAGCACGACCTGCTCCTGGTGATCCTGGACAACCGCACCACGGCCATGACCGGACACCAGCCCAACCCCGGCGTGGACGCCACCAACCTGGGCGAAAATCCGTCCAAGGTGGACATCGAGGCGGTCTGCCGCGGCTGCGGCGTGACCAACCTCCTCAAGGTCAACCCGCTGAACGTGGAAAAGACCAAGGCCGCGCTCGAAGAGCTTCGCCGGGCCAAGGGCGTTCGCGTGCTGCTCACCGAGGAGCCCTGCCCGCTCTTCGCCCGCCGCGTCTACCGCAAGAAGCCCAAGATGGCGGCCTATGTGGATGCGGGCTACGACGCCTCCGAAGGCGTGCTGGAAAAGCTGGCCTGTCCCGCTTTCCGCCTCTGCGACGGCAAGATGTCCATCGACGAACTGATGTGCAACGGTTGCATGGTCTGCGTGCAGCTCTCCGAGAATATCAAGGCGCGCAAGAGGGGTGCATAG
- a CDS encoding indolepyruvate oxidoreductase subunit beta: MSNVKPLRIFMTGVGGQGTLTATTLLAKAALLRGLPVTSGEIHGMAQRGGVVESTLLIGLKSPKIGPGEADILLGFEPLESLRALTYLRRDGLVFSSSEAIPPLSVATGQHACPDLDAVRARIAEWTGKAWYIPCQTIGIQAGAAQSGNIALLGAAAEGGAFPFGPDALEEAIKADMKPKIAEINLKALELGRKAVA, encoded by the coding sequence ATGAGCAACGTCAAGCCGCTTCGCATCTTCATGACCGGCGTGGGCGGACAGGGAACCCTGACCGCCACCACCCTCCTGGCCAAGGCCGCGCTGCTGCGCGGTCTGCCCGTCACTTCCGGCGAAATCCACGGCATGGCCCAGCGCGGCGGCGTGGTGGAATCCACGCTGCTCATCGGGCTGAAAAGCCCCAAGATCGGGCCGGGCGAGGCCGACATCCTGCTCGGCTTCGAACCGCTGGAAAGCCTGCGCGCCCTGACCTATCTGCGGCGCGACGGGCTGGTCTTCTCCAGCTCCGAGGCCATTCCGCCCCTCTCCGTGGCCACGGGACAGCACGCCTGCCCCGATCTGGACGCCGTGCGCGCCCGCATCGCCGAATGGACCGGGAAAGCCTGGTACATTCCCTGCCAGACCATCGGCATCCAGGCCGGAGCCGCCCAGAGCGGCAACATCGCCCTGCTGGGCGCGGCCGCCGAAGGCGGCGCGTTTCCCTTCGGGCCGGACGCCCTGGAAGAAGCCATCAAGGCCGACATGAAGCCGAAGATCGCCGAAATCAACCTCAAGGCCCTGGAACTGGGCCGCAAAGCCGTGGCCTAA
- a CDS encoding sigma-54-dependent Fis family transcriptional regulator, whose protein sequence is MGVPDHQYLLTLKHILDGLGREGGLEENLNGLLKTLAQEIGYIRAFLVIMDPEDESLKLSLTYSPSKADPVSYTPGRGVVGQVFQTGKAVVVQRMSDNPDFLNIAFGRSDEELTRLSFICIPVVNRTRDKDEILGALSVDLPLLPSDELEGHKTFLEVVGATIAHQVAGLQEEMAMQKHLLNQGLAGLPEAQPPKNFVAASKSMRLVLRQARQVAPSRATVLLRGESGTGKELLAEAIHAGSPRSERPLIKLNCAALPAELVESELFGHQKGAFTGAYQNKRGLFEVAHQGTLFLDEIGELSLDAQAKVLRAIQEKEITRVGGELPIAVDARLICATHQPLEDLIAQGRFREDLYYRINVFPVFIPPLKERREDILPLAEFFLQDFSEEYGKQIRRISTPAIELLSMYHWPGNVRELRNCVERAVLVCEEEVIRTYHLPPTLQTAESSSTEINLSFGEAVGKFEQELLVDALKKSRGNMLQAARDLRVSYRIVNYKVKKYGLDVKRFAGGKLRKK, encoded by the coding sequence GTGGGCGTACCCGACCATCAGTATCTGCTCACGCTGAAGCACATCCTCGACGGCCTTGGCCGGGAGGGCGGCCTTGAGGAGAACCTCAACGGCCTGCTCAAGACCCTGGCCCAGGAAATCGGCTACATCCGCGCGTTTCTCGTGATCATGGATCCTGAGGACGAAAGCCTCAAGCTCTCGCTGACCTACAGCCCGTCCAAAGCCGACCCCGTGAGCTACACTCCGGGGCGCGGCGTGGTCGGCCAGGTGTTCCAGACGGGCAAGGCCGTGGTGGTTCAGCGCATGTCCGACAACCCGGACTTCCTGAACATCGCCTTCGGCCGCTCGGACGAGGAACTGACCCGGCTTTCCTTCATCTGCATCCCCGTGGTCAACCGCACGCGCGACAAGGACGAGATCCTCGGCGCGCTCAGCGTGGACCTGCCGCTCTTGCCAAGCGACGAGCTGGAAGGCCACAAGACCTTCCTGGAGGTGGTCGGCGCGACCATCGCGCATCAGGTGGCCGGGCTTCAGGAAGAAATGGCCATGCAGAAGCACCTGCTCAACCAGGGGCTCGCCGGCCTGCCCGAAGCGCAGCCGCCCAAGAACTTCGTGGCCGCGTCCAAATCCATGCGGCTCGTGCTGCGCCAGGCCCGGCAGGTCGCCCCCTCGCGCGCGACAGTGCTGCTGCGCGGCGAGTCCGGCACGGGCAAGGAACTGCTCGCCGAGGCCATCCATGCGGGCAGCCCGCGCTCGGAGCGCCCGCTGATCAAGCTCAACTGCGCGGCCCTGCCCGCGGAGCTGGTGGAAAGCGAACTTTTCGGCCACCAGAAAGGCGCGTTCACCGGGGCCTACCAGAACAAGCGCGGCCTTTTCGAGGTTGCCCACCAGGGCACGCTCTTTCTCGACGAGATCGGCGAGCTGTCCCTGGACGCCCAGGCCAAGGTGCTGCGCGCCATCCAGGAGAAGGAAATCACCCGCGTGGGCGGCGAGCTTCCCATCGCCGTGGACGCCCGGCTGATCTGCGCGACGCACCAGCCCCTGGAAGACCTCATCGCCCAGGGGCGCTTCCGCGAAGACCTCTATTACCGGATCAACGTCTTCCCGGTCTTCATTCCGCCCCTCAAGGAGCGGCGCGAGGACATACTGCCCCTGGCCGAATTCTTCCTCCAGGATTTTTCCGAGGAGTACGGCAAGCAAATCCGGCGCATCTCCACCCCGGCCATCGAGCTGCTGAGCATGTACCACTGGCCCGGCAACGTCCGCGAACTGCGCAACTGCGTGGAACGCGCCGTGCTCGTCTGCGAGGAGGAGGTCATCCGCACCTACCACCTGCCGCCCACGCTCCAGACCGCGGAAAGCTCCTCCACGGAGATCAACCTCTCCTTCGGCGAGGCCGTGGGCAAGTTCGAGCAGGAACTGCTCGTGGACGCCCTGAAGAAGAGCCGGGGCAACATGCTCCAGGCCGCGCGCGACCTGCGCGTTTCCTACCGCATCGTGAACTACAAGGTGAAGAAGTACGGACTGGACGTGAAGCGCTTTGCAGGCGGCAAACTGCGCAAGAAGTAG
- a CDS encoding DMT family transporter → MNTSSSGSSPALRGALAALAATVIWSGNFIVARGVADAVPPATLAFCRWSVAFLALLPFAARSLRREMPTLLAHKGYVAATALLGVTVFNTLIYVAGHTTEALNLSLISTFIPAFILVLARVFLGEALTPARLGGLLAAVCGVVLLITRGQPTLLLSIRPNPGDLWMLLAALLFAGYSILVRRKPRDIGPTALLGASFGLGLALLAPWTALELALGATAHFDLRIVSAILYIGLGASLAAYWLWSYALGSIGPSKAGIIYYSLPLFCGIEASLLLGEPVTWVHFASGGLIIGGIWTATRH, encoded by the coding sequence GTGAATACGTCAAGCTCCGGCTCGTCGCCCGCACTTCGCGGCGCTCTCGCGGCGTTGGCCGCCACCGTGATCTGGTCCGGGAACTTCATCGTGGCGAGGGGCGTGGCCGACGCCGTGCCCCCGGCCACGCTGGCGTTCTGCCGCTGGAGCGTGGCCTTTCTGGCCCTGCTGCCCTTTGCCGCCCGCTCGCTGCGCCGGGAAATGCCGACGCTGCTGGCCCACAAGGGCTACGTCGCGGCCACGGCCCTGCTCGGGGTCACGGTCTTCAATACCTTGATCTACGTGGCCGGGCATACCACCGAGGCGCTGAACCTCTCGCTGATTTCCACCTTCATTCCGGCGTTCATCCTGGTTCTCGCGCGCGTCTTTCTGGGCGAGGCGCTGACCCCGGCCCGTCTCGGCGGCCTGCTTGCGGCGGTCTGCGGAGTGGTGCTGTTGATCACGCGCGGCCAACCGACCCTGCTGCTCTCCATCCGCCCCAATCCCGGCGACCTCTGGATGCTGCTGGCAGCGCTTCTCTTCGCAGGCTATTCCATTCTGGTGCGCCGCAAGCCCCGCGACATCGGCCCCACGGCGCTGCTGGGGGCCAGCTTCGGCCTGGGGCTGGCCCTGCTCGCCCCCTGGACCGCCCTGGAACTGGCGCTCGGCGCGACCGCGCACTTCGACCTCAGGATCGTAAGCGCCATCCTCTACATCGGCCTGGGCGCGTCTCTCGCGGCCTACTGGCTCTGGTCCTACGCTCTGGGCAGCATCGGCCCGTCCAAGGCAGGCATCATCTACTACTCGTTGCCGCTTTTCTGCGGAATCGAGGCCTCCCTGCTGCTCGGCGAACCCGTGACCTGGGTGCATTTCGCCTCCGGCGGCCTGATCATCGGCGGCATCTGGACGGCGACCCGGCACTGA
- a CDS encoding AsmA family protein, translating into MRFLKILFKIALILAGLCVAGLAVFAALFDPNDYRGQVAELVREQTGRELLLAGPLELSIFPWLAVEAENVTLGNAQGFGEEPMLRVGRVSVGLQLLPLLSGELRVGGVEVDGLELLLARNAEGRTNWDDLLELAERRSEAPAQSGTAGDSVKGGVVAQESAADAPSDEVPSGSFRLTDASLDGLSAENVRLVWDDQSAAVRYELSGGSLHVGEVRYGAPLDVEAEFGFGLDDPKLAGRFKLAGNLAFDLDRSQFAVPRLTLALRAEGADLPGGAAEISLAVDQLRADLDKGTASASAFTVLGYEAQVSGSFSVRDLQTAPAVSGVLELKNCNPRYVLAALGAQPPETADPAALSALGATLRFDMLPDRLNLPFLALDLDGQHLEGSASARLDQPDYLLVLDGEHFDLDRYLPPSSPEPNATDAADAGQSWTPIDADAGRPVAEAGGNATSTASEPQWLTSVRKMELRTTLGINRLHVGKMDIAGLRLALHAKRGVVAVEPLDVRLTRGEDEYRLVTGKVFGDLHTFGVRADSFGLAAPGGGVSGSLSAANLREAPEASGKLALEHLDLRRLSQALGDLVPLKLPETTDPKALTDLHGTVEFSYAPGNVDVPDFELLLDGSSLKGRLRMRTDPAVYDVVLKADRLDIDRYLPPKAEAAKDAEAAASAQTHGSAGGGEANATAQDGNEESGQSDFLTQFRTMRADMDVEVGVLTWQGLSFADIKGVLHARDGVAELDPCRVSLDKGHLELAWKLDAQGEGANSLTATVRALALGPLLQRFAGIEDARGTLTMRTIEPLTWTGLDAERFKRSFSGSAGFAVRDGEYPGLDLFEMLTVVDKLTTAVLEGGRDDSTRFGEVTGTVVARKGRVNCDDLCVKAPGLRAGGAGFVNLPDGGIDYLVRAMAVPDASGQGGAPCDEYYGIPVPVRITGTLDEPRYRVSAEEYAASVARGAVGLLGGVVKGGAEAVGTVLGTGADVARSAAKGVVEGGQDAIQSGSDAVGGAVEDSAKGGVKAVEDFIDTLKDAF; encoded by the coding sequence GTGAGATTTCTCAAGATACTGTTCAAGATCGCCTTGATCCTGGCGGGCCTTTGCGTGGCCGGTCTTGCCGTGTTCGCGGCGCTTTTCGATCCCAACGACTATCGAGGCCAAGTGGCGGAACTCGTGCGCGAGCAGACCGGGCGGGAGCTGCTCCTGGCCGGACCTTTGGAGCTTTCGATCTTTCCCTGGCTGGCCGTGGAGGCCGAAAACGTGACCCTCGGCAACGCGCAGGGGTTCGGCGAGGAGCCCATGCTGCGGGTGGGCCGCGTATCCGTGGGGCTTCAGCTGTTGCCGCTGTTGTCCGGCGAGCTGCGCGTCGGGGGCGTGGAGGTGGACGGGCTGGAATTGCTGCTGGCCCGCAACGCAGAGGGCCGGACCAACTGGGACGACCTCTTGGAGCTTGCGGAGCGCCGAAGCGAGGCCCCAGCCCAGTCCGGAACTGCTGGGGATTCCGTGAAGGGCGGCGTGGTCGCCCAGGAAAGCGCTGCCGACGCGCCCTCGGACGAGGTTCCGTCCGGTTCCTTTCGCCTGACCGACGCCAGCCTGGACGGCCTGAGCGCGGAGAATGTCCGCCTTGTCTGGGATGATCAATCCGCTGCCGTCCGCTATGAGCTTTCCGGCGGCAGCCTGCATGTGGGCGAGGTGCGCTACGGGGCTCCCCTGGATGTGGAGGCCGAATTCGGTTTCGGACTCGACGATCCGAAACTGGCCGGGCGTTTCAAGCTCGCCGGAAATCTTGCCTTCGACCTGGACCGCAGCCAGTTCGCGGTGCCGCGCCTGACCTTGGCGCTTCGCGCCGAGGGCGCGGACCTGCCCGGAGGCGCTGCGGAAATCAGCCTTGCCGTGGATCAGCTGCGGGCCGACCTGGACAAGGGCACGGCCAGCGCATCCGCCTTCACCGTCCTCGGCTACGAGGCCCAGGTCAGCGGTTCCTTTTCCGTGCGCGACCTGCAAACGGCTCCGGCGGTCAGCGGCGTGCTGGAGCTCAAGAACTGCAATCCCCGTTACGTGCTCGCGGCGCTGGGCGCGCAGCCGCCGGAAACCGCGGACCCCGCCGCCCTGAGCGCTCTGGGGGCGACGCTCCGTTTCGACATGCTCCCGGACCGTCTGAACCTGCCGTTTCTCGCCCTGGACCTGGACGGGCAACATCTGGAAGGAAGCGCATCGGCCCGTCTGGATCAGCCCGACTATCTGCTGGTCCTGGATGGCGAGCATTTCGACCTGGATCGCTACCTGCCTCCGTCTTCTCCGGAACCGAACGCGACGGACGCTGCGGACGCAGGGCAGAGCTGGACTCCCATCGACGCGGATGCGGGCCGGCCCGTGGCGGAAGCGGGCGGCAACGCCACCAGCACCGCTTCCGAGCCGCAGTGGCTGACCAGCGTAAGGAAGATGGAACTGCGGACCACGTTGGGAATCAATAGGCTGCACGTCGGCAAGATGGATATTGCGGGCCTGCGGCTGGCCCTGCACGCCAAGCGCGGAGTCGTGGCCGTGGAGCCGCTGGACGTTCGCCTGACGCGGGGCGAAGACGAATATCGTCTGGTCACGGGCAAGGTCTTCGGCGACCTGCACACGTTCGGCGTGCGTGCGGATTCGTTCGGGCTTGCCGCGCCCGGCGGCGGCGTGTCCGGCTCCCTGTCCGCTGCGAATCTGCGGGAGGCTCCGGAAGCATCCGGCAAGCTGGCTTTGGAGCATCTGGACCTGCGCAGGCTCTCCCAGGCCCTGGGGGATCTTGTTCCCCTGAAACTGCCGGAAACCACAGACCCCAAGGCCCTGACGGATTTGCACGGAACCGTGGAATTCAGCTACGCGCCGGGCAACGTGGACGTGCCGGATTTCGAGCTGCTGCTCGACGGCAGTTCCCTGAAGGGGCGGCTGCGCATGCGGACCGACCCCGCGGTGTATGACGTCGTTCTGAAGGCGGACCGGCTGGATATTGACCGCTATCTGCCGCCGAAAGCAGAGGCGGCAAAGGACGCGGAAGCGGCTGCAAGCGCGCAGACTCACGGCTCTGCCGGGGGCGGCGAGGCCAACGCGACGGCACAGGACGGGAATGAGGAATCCGGACAATCCGATTTCCTGACCCAATTCCGCACCATGCGTGCGGACATGGATGTCGAGGTGGGCGTGCTGACCTGGCAGGGCTTGTCCTTCGCCGACATCAAGGGCGTCCTGCACGCGAGGGACGGCGTGGCGGAATTGGACCCCTGCCGCGTCTCCCTGGACAAGGGCCACCTGGAATTGGCCTGGAAGCTGGACGCGCAAGGGGAGGGAGCCAACAGCCTGACCGCCACGGTGCGCGCGCTCGCCCTGGGGCCGCTGCTCCAGCGTTTTGCCGGAATCGAAGATGCGCGGGGCACCTTGACCATGCGGACCATCGAACCTCTGACCTGGACAGGTCTGGATGCGGAGCGTTTCAAGCGCAGCTTCAGCGGCTCGGCGGGCTTCGCGGTGCGCGATGGCGAGTATCCCGGTCTGGACCTCTTCGAGATGCTCACCGTGGTGGACAAGCTGACCACGGCGGTGCTGGAGGGGGGCCGGGACGACAGCACCAGGTTCGGCGAGGTCACGGGCACGGTGGTAGCCCGCAAGGGCCGGGTGAATTGCGACGATCTCTGCGTCAAGGCTCCGGGACTGCGCGCCGGAGGAGCCGGATTCGTCAATCTCCCTGACGGCGGCATCGATTATCTCGTGCGGGCCATGGCCGTGCCCGACGCAAGCGGCCAGGGCGGCGCGCCCTGCGACGAATATTACGGCATTCCCGTGCCTGTGCGCATCACGGGCACGCTCGACGAACCGCGCTACCGCGTCAGCGCCGAGGAATACGCGGCCAGCGTGGCGCGCGGGGCCGTGGGGCTGCTGGGCGGCGTGGTCAAGGGCGGCGCAGAGGCCGTGGGCACGGTGTTGGGAACAGGGGCCGATGTTGCCCGAAGCGCGGCCAAGGGCGTTGTCGAAGGCGGACAGGATGCCATTCAAAGCGGATCCGATGCCGTGGGCGGCGCGGTGGAAGATTCGGCAAAGGGCGGCGTCAAAGCTGTCGAGGACTTTATCGACACCCTCAAGGACGCCTTCTAG
- a CDS encoding MerR family transcriptional regulator produces MNDLGKFKRYRIGEAAQELGVKTSVLRFWESQFEQLVPVRTASGQRLYTEEHLGLLRLIKSLLYDEGLTLEGARKRLEEGEPRADGVSPPGPVQMPQPRESLLLREAASELRAILALMRRPERE; encoded by the coding sequence ATGAACGATCTCGGCAAGTTCAAACGCTACCGGATCGGCGAGGCGGCCCAGGAACTGGGCGTCAAAACGTCGGTGCTTCGCTTCTGGGAAAGCCAGTTCGAGCAGCTTGTGCCCGTGCGCACGGCATCCGGCCAGCGCCTGTACACCGAGGAGCATCTCGGTCTGCTGCGCCTCATCAAATCCCTGCTTTACGACGAAGGGCTGACCCTTGAGGGGGCGCGCAAACGTCTGGAAGAGGGGGAACCCCGTGCAGACGGCGTCTCGCCGCCCGGCCCGGTTCAGATGCCGCAGCCGAGGGAATCGCTTCTGCTGCGCGAAGCCGCCTCAGAGCTGCGGGCGATTCTTGCGTTGATGCGAAGGCCGGAGCGGGAATAA
- the pheT gene encoding phenylalanine--tRNA ligase subunit beta, with protein sequence MLVSLNWLREFTPYEGEAQALGDRLTMLGLELEEIRDPFAELAGIVVGFVAECDAHPEADHLSVCRVDVGDEVLDIVCGAPNVAKGQKVAVAKVGTTLPGGLKLKKAKLRGKPSNGMILSEREMGLSEDHSGILVLPENSRPGDLFLDAVGAEREVLDIDITPNRADCLSHLGIARETALAFNLPLTLPELKLVEGGEAHRPFAEIVIDDPELCPMYSARYLRGAKIGPSPYWLRYRLHAVGVRAISNLVDVTNYILMELGQPLHAFDWDLMKGDRVRIAPASEGMTLTTLDGQQRKLLASDLLIWDGERPVALAGVMGGLDTEINDQSSNVLLEGAVFRPGTIRKTARRLALHSEASYRFERGVDQANTPYATARAAQLMAELSGAQVLPHVSVGEPRPWLERHHIFRRKRLNSLIGIDFEPAFCKQVLEGMGCAVDASDDASWAVSSPSHRLDLEREVDLFEEVARVHGMDRIPEKLPRISKSTQARITRDTPYGVNRMLKTWARGVGLREAINYSFTGQGDLDLLGLPAEGRVAVANPLSEDQNVLRTALAPGLLNSLRNNVAQSNNRLRLFEIAKIFQADPASDTETREQNRLGMILYGSRFAEDWPWTQADIDYLDIKGLVEQLLDQFKLGAAAFANAAEHSFLEPCVDVTLAGRALGVIGKVKPEIADNYHARKEVWLAELDADLLAELMAANAVRFSELPKLPAVRRDVTFQAPRTLTVGAVLDAVNADRPALLESSALVAVYVPDEKGETRNLSFRMIYRHASKTLKDKEVDKVHNQLVQNLVNKLGVSL encoded by the coding sequence ATGCTTGTCAGTTTGAATTGGCTGCGTGAATTCACGCCCTATGAAGGCGAGGCCCAGGCTCTGGGCGACCGTCTGACCATGCTCGGCCTGGAGCTGGAGGAAATCCGCGACCCCTTTGCCGAGCTGGCCGGGATCGTGGTCGGTTTCGTGGCCGAGTGCGATGCGCACCCCGAAGCGGACCATCTTTCGGTCTGCCGGGTGGACGTCGGCGACGAAGTGCTCGACATCGTCTGCGGCGCGCCCAACGTGGCCAAGGGCCAGAAAGTCGCCGTGGCCAAGGTCGGCACGACCCTGCCCGGCGGCCTGAAGCTCAAGAAGGCCAAGCTGCGCGGCAAGCCGTCCAACGGCATGATCCTCTCCGAACGGGAGATGGGCCTTTCCGAGGACCACAGCGGGATTCTGGTCCTGCCGGAGAACTCGCGGCCCGGCGACCTGTTCCTGGACGCCGTGGGCGCCGAGCGGGAAGTCCTGGATATCGACATCACGCCCAACAGGGCCGACTGTCTCTCGCACCTCGGCATCGCCCGCGAGACGGCGCTGGCCTTCAATCTTCCTCTGACGCTGCCGGAGCTGAAGCTCGTCGAGGGCGGCGAGGCCCATCGCCCCTTCGCCGAGATCGTCATCGACGATCCCGAGCTTTGCCCGATGTATTCCGCCCGCTATCTGCGCGGAGCGAAGATCGGCCCGTCCCCGTACTGGCTGCGCTATCGCCTGCACGCCGTGGGCGTCCGGGCCATCAGCAATCTCGTGGACGTGACCAACTATATTCTCATGGAACTGGGCCAGCCCCTGCACGCCTTTGACTGGGATCTGATGAAGGGCGACCGCGTCCGCATCGCCCCGGCCAGCGAGGGCATGACCCTGACCACCCTGGACGGACAGCAGCGCAAGCTGCTCGCCTCCGATCTGCTCATCTGGGACGGTGAGCGCCCCGTGGCCCTGGCTGGCGTCATGGGCGGACTGGACACCGAGATCAACGATCAGTCCAGCAACGTTCTGCTCGAAGGCGCGGTGTTCCGGCCCGGAACGATCCGCAAGACCGCCCGCCGCCTTGCGCTGCATTCCGAAGCCTCCTACCGCTTCGAGCGCGGCGTGGACCAGGCGAACACCCCGTATGCCACGGCCCGCGCGGCCCAGCTCATGGCCGAGCTTTCCGGCGCGCAGGTGCTGCCGCATGTTTCCGTGGGCGAACCCCGGCCCTGGCTGGAGCGGCACCATATCTTCCGCCGCAAGCGCCTCAATTCGCTCATCGGCATCGACTTCGAGCCCGCGTTCTGCAAGCAGGTGCTCGAGGGCATGGGCTGCGCCGTGGACGCTTCGGACGACGCTTCCTGGGCGGTGAGCAGCCCGTCGCACCGGCTCGACCTGGAGCGCGAAGTGGATCTCTTCGAGGAAGTGGCCCGCGTGCACGGCATGGACCGCATTCCGGAGAAGCTGCCCCGCATCTCCAAGTCCACCCAAGCCCGCATTACCCGCGACACGCCCTACGGCGTGAACCGCATGCTCAAGACCTGGGCGCGCGGAGTCGGCCTGCGCGAGGCCATCAACTACAGCTTCACGGGCCAGGGCGACCTGGACCTTCTGGGATTGCCCGCCGAGGGCCGCGTGGCCGTGGCCAACCCGCTCTCCGAAGACCAGAACGTGCTGCGCACGGCCCTTGCCCCTGGGCTTTTGAACAGCCTCAGGAACAACGTTGCCCAGAGCAACAACCGCCTGCGCCTCTTTGAAATCGCAAAGATATTCCAGGCTGATCCGGCTTCGGATACGGAAACCCGCGAGCAGAACCGTCTGGGCATGATCCTTTACGGAAGCCGCTTTGCCGAGGACTGGCCCTGGACCCAGGCAGACATCGACTACCTGGACATCAAGGGGTTGGTGGAGCAGCTGCTCGACCAGTTCAAGCTTGGCGCGGCCGCCTTCGCCAACGCTGCGGAGCATTCCTTCCTGGAGCCCTGCGTGGACGTGACCCTGGCCGGGCGCGCCCTGGGCGTCATCGGCAAGGTCAAGCCGGAAATCGCGGACAACTATCACGCCCGCAAGGAAGTCTGGCTCGCGGAACTCGACGCCGATCTCCTGGCGGAACTCATGGCCGCCAATGCCGTGCGTTTCAGCGAGCTGCCCAAGCTCCCGGCCGTGCGCCGCGACGTGACCTTCCAGGCGCCGCGCACCCTCACCGTGGGCGCGGTTCTCGATGCCGTGAACGCCGACCGTCCGGCCCTGCTGGAATCCTCGGCCCTGGTGGCCGTGTATGTTCCGGACGAAAAAGGCGAGACGCGCAACCTCTCCTTCCGGATGATCTACCGCCATGCCAGCAAGACCCTCAAGGACAAGGAAGTGGACAAGGTTCACAACCAGCTTGTGCAGAATCTCGTGAACAAGCTCGGCGTTTCGCTCTAG